The stretch of DNA ACGGATTCGCGCCAGGCTGTTTTCCAGCGGCCCGTAGGCCACCGCAATGAAGCGCACCAGATACGCCAGCAGCAAGGCCGACAAACTGCCCAGTAACAGCGGTTTGCCGGCGCCCCCCAGCCAGCCGGAGACCGGGATCACCAGTTCACGATCCAGGTAGCTGAACGCCAGCATGATCGACACCGCCAGTACCGAGCCGGGCAGCGCGTAGCCTACGTTGGCCAGGCTGATGCCGGAGCGGATGGCCCGGGTGGGCGCCAGGCGATGGGCGAACGCCAGCACCAGGGCCACGCTGACGGTGATCAGGGCAGCCATACCGCCCAGGTACAGGGTATGGACGATCAAACCGGCGTAGCGCTCGTCCAGGTCGAAACGGCCACGCTGCCAGAACCAGGCCACCAGTTGCAGCATCGGGATCACGAACGCGCAGGCGAACACCAATCCGCACCAACCGCTGGCCAACGCCGCCTTGAACCCGCGCAGATGGTAAAGCGCCTTGCCGCGAGGTCGCTCGTTGCTCGGCCGGCTGGCGCCCCGGGCACGGCGTTCGCCGTACAGCACCAGCATCACCAGCAACAGCAACAGGCTGGCCAGTTGCGCGGCACTGGAGAGGCTGAAAAAGCCGTACCAGGTCTTGTAGATGGCGGTGGTAAAGGTGTCGAAGTTGAACACCGAGACGGCACCGAAATCCGCCAGGGTTTCCATCAGCGCGAGGGCCACGCCCGCACCGATGGCGGGACGCGCCATGGGCAGGGCCACCCGCCAGAACGCTTGCCACGGCGACTGCCCCAAGACACGCGCCGCTTCCATCAGGCCTTTGCCCTGGGCGAGGAACGCGGTGCGTGCCAGCAGATAAACATAGGGGTAGAACACCAGCACCAGCACGATGATCACACCGCTGGTCGAGCGCACACGCGGCAGGCGCAAGCCTGTACCAAACCATTCGCGCAGCAGGGTTTGCACCGGGCCGGAGAAGTCCAGCAGGCCGACGAAGACGAAGGCGAGCACATAGGCGGGAATCGCGAAGGGCAGCATCAACGCCCAGTCCAGCCAGCACCGGCCGGGGAATTCGCAGAGGCTGGTCAGCCAGGCCAGGCTGACGCCCAGCAGCGTAACGCCCACACCGACGCCCAGCACCAGGGTCAAGGTGTTGCCCAGCAGACGTGGCATCTGGGTTTCCCACAGGTGGGACCAGATCTGGTGGTCGATGGTCTGCCACGACAGCAACAGCACGCTCAACGGCAGCAGCACCAGGGCGGCAACGGTGAAGACCGGCAGGTACCAGCGGCGTTGGGCGGGATGGGCCAAAGGTTAATTCTCAGAGAATGAATAGCTTGAAGCCAGCGCTAACCAATGTGGGAGCGGGCTTGTGTGGGAGCGGGCTTGCTCGCGAAAGCGGCGTGTCAGTCAACGCATATGTGACTGATACACCCTCTTCGCGAGCAAGCCCGCTCCCACACAAGCCCGCCCCCACATTTAGATCGGCGGCGCCTTGCAAATTGTATCTAGTTCCAGCCAGCGCGATCCATCAAGCGAATAGCCTCAGCCTGGCGCTTGCCCGCCACTTCCACCGGCAATGTATCGGCCACAAACTTGCCCCAGGTCGCCACTTCCGCCGACGGCGGCACCGCCGGGTTGGCCGGGAACTCCTGATTCACATCCGCAAAGATCTTCTGCGCTTCCGGCGTGGTCATCCACTCCACCAGCGCCTTGGCTGCTTCCGGGTGCGGTGCATGCTTGGTCAGGCCGATGCCCGACAGGTTGACGTGCACCCCGCGGTCGCCCTGGTTCGGCCAGAACAACTTCACCGCCAGGTCCGGCTTCTGCTTGTGCAGGCGGCCGTAGTAGTAGGTGTTCACGATGCCCACGTCACACTGCCCGGCGTTGATCGCTTCCAGCACGGCAATGTCATCGGAGAACACGTCGGTGGACAGGTTGTTGACCCAGCCCTTGACGATTTCTTCGGTCTTGGCCGCGCCGTGGGTTTCGATCAGGGTGGCGGTCAGCGACTGGTTGTAGACCTTCTTCGCGGTGCGCAGGCACAGGCGGCCTTCCCACTGCTTGTCGGCCAGGGCTTCGTAGGTGGTCAGGTCGCCCGGTTTCACGCGATCGGTGGAGTAGGCGATGGTCCGCGCTCGCAGGCTCAGGCCGGTCCAGGCATGGGCCGAAGAACGGTATTGAAGGGGAATATTCTTGTCGATCACCGCAGAGGTGAACGGCTGCAGGATGCCCATCTGCTCGGCCTGCCAGAGGTTGCCGGCGTCGACGGTGAGCAGCAGGTCGGCGGTGGCGTTTTCACCTTCGGCCTTGATGCGCTGCATCAGCGGCGCTTCCTTGTCGGTGATGAACTTCACCTGCACGCCGGTCTTCCTGGTGTAGGCGTCGAACACCGGCTTGATCAGTTCGTCGATGCGCGAGGAGTAGACCACGACCTCATCGGCCGCCTGCACGGTGGTGCTGCCGATAAGAGTGAGTGCCAGGGCAGTCAGGAGGCGCTTGGGTGCCAACATGGGTGCGGTCTCTCATTTGCAAAAAGAGCGCAAATGATAAAGACTCACATTTGGTAACGCTCAACGGAGCCGTTACCAGATGTTGCACAGCACCCTCAGGCCTTGGCCAGCTCCGGCAAATCCCCGGTCAAACCCAATGCCTGACGCACAAACAACGCCTTGGCCTCCGGCATCTGCTCAACCACCTTCAGCCCTGCATTACGCAGCCAGCGCAACGGCAGTTGATCGGCCTGGAACAACCGCTCAAAGCCTTCCATCGCCGCCATCAGCGCCAGGTTGTGCGGCATGCGCCGACGCTCGTAACGGCTGAGCACCTTCACATCCGCCAGGCGCTCGCCGCGCTCGTTGGCCGCCAGCAGCACCTCGGCGAGCACCGCCGCATCGAGGAAGCCCAGGTTCACGCCCTGCCCCGCCAGCGGATGAATGACGTGGGCCGCGTCGCCAATCAATGCCAGGCCTTCTGCCACGTAACGTTTGGCGTGGCGCTGACGCAACGGCACGCACAGCCGTGGATCGGCGCTTATCACGCTGCCCAGGCGGCCTTCGAAGGCATTTTCCAGTTCACGGCAGAAGCTTTCATCATCCAGCGCCATCAAGCGCTCGGACTCACTCGGGGTGGTCGACCAGACGATCGAACACCAGTCTTCCTGCCCGTCCCGCACCAGCGGCAGGAATGCCAGCGGGCCATTGTCGGTAAAACGCTGCCAGGCCGTCTTTTGATGCACCTGGCTGCTGCGCACACTGGTGACGATGGCGTTGTGCAAATAATCCCACTCACGGGTAGCGGTGCCGGTCAGGCGACGTACTGCCGAGTTGGCACCGTCCGCCGCGACCACCAGTGGCGCGCGCAAGGTGCGGCCATCGGCCAGGGTCAGCAGCCAGTCATCGCCGGAGCGGCGCATCTGTTCCAGGCGCGCATTGGCCAGCAGGCCGAGGTCGCAGTCGTGCAGGCGGTCGAGCAAGGCGTCCTGGACCACACGGTTTTCAACGATATGCCCCAGCACCTCGGCATGCACGCTGGCCGCCGAGAAGTGGATCTGCCCGGTGCCGCTGCCGTCCCACACCTGCATCTCGCCGTACGGGCTGGCACGTCGCTCGACAATCCCGTCCCACACGCCAAGGCGCTCGAGGATGCGCTGGCTGGCGGCCGACAAGGCGCTCACCCGCGGTTCGAACGCAGCATGAGGGTCGAACGGCTTGACGCTCAGCGGGCTGCCGTCGAGCAGCAGCACCTGCAGGCCACTGCCCTGCAACGCCAGCGCCAGGGCGCTTCCGACCATTCCGG from Pseudomonas sp. NC02 encodes:
- a CDS encoding iron ABC transporter permease, which produces MAHPAQRRWYLPVFTVAALVLLPLSVLLLSWQTIDHQIWSHLWETQMPRLLGNTLTLVLGVGVGVTLLGVSLAWLTSLCEFPGRCWLDWALMLPFAIPAYVLAFVFVGLLDFSGPVQTLLREWFGTGLRLPRVRSTSGVIIVLVLVFYPYVYLLARTAFLAQGKGLMEAARVLGQSPWQAFWRVALPMARPAIGAGVALALMETLADFGAVSVFNFDTFTTAIYKTWYGFFSLSSAAQLASLLLLLVMLVLYGERRARGASRPSNERPRGKALYHLRGFKAALASGWCGLVFACAFVIPMLQLVAWFWQRGRFDLDERYAGLIVHTLYLGGMAALITVSVALVLAFAHRLAPTRAIRSGISLANVGYALPGSVLAVSIMLAFSYLDRELVIPVSGWLGGAGKPLLLGSLSALLLAYLVRFIAVAYGPLENSLARIRPSLPEAARSLGVSGPRLFCKVYLPLLLPGTLSAALLVFVDVLKEMPATLLMRPFGWDTLAVRIFEMTSEGEWARASLPALTLVLVGLLPVIGLIRRSARRIG
- a CDS encoding extracellular solute-binding protein, whose protein sequence is MLAPKRLLTALALTLIGSTTVQAADEVVVYSSRIDELIKPVFDAYTRKTGVQVKFITDKEAPLMQRIKAEGENATADLLLTVDAGNLWQAEQMGILQPFTSAVIDKNIPLQYRSSAHAWTGLSLRARTIAYSTDRVKPGDLTTYEALADKQWEGRLCLRTAKKVYNQSLTATLIETHGAAKTEEIVKGWVNNLSTDVFSDDIAVLEAINAGQCDVGIVNTYYYGRLHKQKPDLAVKLFWPNQGDRGVHVNLSGIGLTKHAPHPEAAKALVEWMTTPEAQKIFADVNQEFPANPAVPPSAEVATWGKFVADTLPVEVAGKRQAEAIRLMDRAGWN
- a CDS encoding 2-octaprenyl-3-methyl-6-methoxy-1,4-benzoquinol hydroxylase, which produces MRADVLIVGAGMVGSALALALQGSGLQVLLLDGSPLSVKPFDPHAAFEPRVSALSAASQRILERLGVWDGIVERRASPYGEMQVWDGSGTGQIHFSAASVHAEVLGHIVENRVVQDALLDRLHDCDLGLLANARLEQMRRSGDDWLLTLADGRTLRAPLVVAADGANSAVRRLTGTATREWDYLHNAIVTSVRSSQVHQKTAWQRFTDNGPLAFLPLVRDGQEDWCSIVWSTTPSESERLMALDDESFCRELENAFEGRLGSVISADPRLCVPLRQRHAKRYVAEGLALIGDAAHVIHPLAGQGVNLGFLDAAVLAEVLLAANERGERLADVKVLSRYERRRMPHNLALMAAMEGFERLFQADQLPLRWLRNAGLKVVEQMPEAKALFVRQALGLTGDLPELAKA